A stretch of Myxococcus hansupus DNA encodes these proteins:
- a CDS encoding methyl-accepting chemotaxis protein, with product MRLKLKQKMMVLPAVVAVFLVAIFIAFMALGSRSGGVYARISDSQVPTVELSREVMHRYPGLHLGVTAAVAGKVAGGLEPLRAEVSGLQAKLDLARDVPGANVERVDALKASLTAYWAAAEQALAAAVAGDAQVARTALDAQAASLREALEQAAAEDGQAIVDSYASLAGLHSATSWTVSVLVLLCIGLTVGLAIWLHREVTLPLAKLTHVATRIAEKGDLRQDLDVSAQDEVGELARGFQVMVTRLREVPTTIQQVVDDLTAAAQTLTQASKEQVDFLTNQSRSLTEASTTIAEIAQTSSMAASRAEMVLRVAGQADAFGVSGQESIEKSAEGLTQIRERVGTLVGSIAHLSDQAVHAGEIIGSVKDLADQSNVLALNAAIEAARAGEQGRGFAVVAREMRSLSGQSLQSTQRIGKILLEINQAIRQTVGIAEGDSEKMEEGIEQVLASANTLKEITTVVQESSQAARQIVASVTQQNAGIAQMTDVMTTLSSMMADVVTATMTAEEAVTRINASLGQLQELSTRFRA from the coding sequence GGTGTTCCTGGTGGCCATCTTCATCGCGTTCATGGCCCTGGGCTCGCGTTCCGGTGGTGTCTACGCGCGTATCAGCGACTCGCAGGTTCCCACGGTCGAGTTGAGCCGCGAGGTGATGCACCGCTACCCGGGGTTGCACCTGGGGGTGACGGCCGCGGTGGCGGGGAAGGTGGCCGGGGGGCTCGAGCCCCTGCGCGCGGAGGTGAGCGGGTTGCAGGCGAAGCTCGACCTCGCGCGGGACGTGCCCGGCGCGAACGTGGAGCGGGTGGATGCGCTCAAGGCGTCGCTCACCGCGTACTGGGCCGCCGCCGAGCAGGCCCTCGCCGCCGCCGTGGCGGGCGACGCGCAGGTGGCGCGGACGGCGCTGGACGCCCAGGCGGCTTCGCTGCGTGAAGCCCTGGAGCAGGCCGCGGCCGAGGACGGCCAGGCCATCGTGGATTCGTACGCGTCGCTCGCCGGCCTGCACAGCGCCACCTCGTGGACGGTGAGCGTGCTGGTGCTGCTGTGCATCGGTCTGACGGTGGGGCTCGCCATCTGGCTGCACCGGGAGGTGACGCTGCCGTTGGCGAAGCTGACCCACGTGGCCACGCGCATCGCGGAGAAGGGCGACCTGCGGCAGGACCTGGACGTGAGCGCTCAGGACGAGGTGGGCGAGCTGGCGCGCGGCTTCCAGGTGATGGTGACCCGGCTGCGCGAGGTGCCCACCACCATCCAGCAGGTGGTGGACGACCTGACGGCCGCGGCGCAGACGTTGACGCAGGCGAGCAAGGAGCAGGTGGACTTCCTCACCAACCAGTCGCGCAGCCTCACGGAGGCGAGCACCACCATCGCTGAAATCGCGCAGACGTCCAGCATGGCCGCCAGCCGCGCGGAGATGGTGCTCCGCGTCGCCGGACAGGCGGATGCGTTCGGCGTGTCGGGTCAGGAGTCCATCGAGAAGAGCGCCGAGGGCCTCACGCAGATTCGTGAGCGGGTGGGCACGTTGGTGGGCAGCATCGCGCACCTGAGCGACCAGGCCGTGCACGCGGGTGAAATCATCGGCAGCGTGAAGGACCTGGCGGACCAGTCCAACGTGCTCGCGCTCAACGCGGCCATCGAGGCGGCGCGCGCGGGCGAGCAGGGCCGGGGCTTCGCGGTGGTGGCGCGGGAGATGCGGTCGCTCAGCGGCCAGTCGCTGCAGAGCACGCAGCGCATCGGCAAGATTCTCCTCGAAATCAACCAGGCCATCCGCCAGACGGTGGGCATCGCGGAGGGGGACAGCGAGAAGATGGAGGAGGGCATCGAGCAGGTGCTCGCGTCCGCCAACACGCTGAAGGAAATCACCACCGTGGTGCAGGAGAGCAGCCAGGCCGCGCGCCAGATTGTCGCCTCCGTCACCCAGCAGAACGCGGGCATCGCGCAGATGACCGACGTGATGACGACGCTGTCCTCCATGATGGCGGACGTGGTGACGGCCACGATGACCGCCGAGGAGGCGGTGACCCGCATCAACGCGTCGTTGGGGCAGCTCCAGGAGCTGTCCACCCGCTTCCGCGCCTGA